TGCGCCAGCTCGCGCCGGAGATCGGCCGCGACGAGGAGGACGGGATGCTCCGGACCATCGCGCGCCTCGACGGCGTGTCCTTCCCGAGCCTGACCCGTCTCGGCGCGCGGTGGCTGCGGGGCCGCGACGCCTACGTCCCCCGGCGCCACCGCGTCCGGCGGGTCACGCCGGAGGCGGCGTTCTGCGCCGAGGTCGTGGCGTCCTGCTACATCGAGATGGGCGTCCTGCGCGACGACCGCCGGGCCACCTGGTACGACCCCGGCACGTTCTGGAGCGGCGACTACCTGCCCATCTCCCCCGGCTGGACCCTCGGCCAGGAGGTCGCCGTCACGCGCTAGGGCACCGACCGCGCCAGCCTCGCGGCGACGACCCCGACCGCGGCCCGCAGCTCCTCGCCGCCGACGACGGTGAGGTCGAACGGGATGCCGGCCAGCCACTCCCCGGCGTAGGCCTCGGGGTTGCTGGTGCTGCCGACGAGCTCGCACCGCCCGTCCGGCAGCGCCCGCAGGTCGCCGGTCGTGGGCCGGATCCACGGTCGCACCTCCTCGAAGGGCGCGTGGAACACCACGTGCGTCTCGTGCTCCCACCCCTTGCTGAGGTTGGCCTCGAGCTCGGCGGCGGGGTCGAGGTCGGCCGGCACCTCGAAGGTGCCCGCGAGCACCTCGACCTCGGTGATCCGGTCGATGCGGAACGTGCGCAGGGCCGCGGCGTGGTGGGAGTGGCACAGCAGGTACCACCGGCCGTAGCGCACCACCACCGACCACGGGTCGACCTCGAACGTGCGCGGGTTGCCCGCCGCCGTGCGGTAGCCCAGCCGCACCTGGCGCTGGGCGGCCACCGCGGCGACGAGCTCGGTGGTCACCCCGGGGTCGGGCTTGGCCGGCACCCTCTCGGGCACCGACCGGGCGGTCTCGCGGAGCATGACCGCCTGCCGGGCCACGTTGGTCGGCAGGACGCGGAGGATCTTGCCGAGAGCCGAGCCGACCGGGTCGTCGGGATCGGCCGCCGCGTGCTGGGAGTCCAGCGCCGCCATCACCAGCCCGAGCGCCTCGGTGGCCGAGAAGACGAGCGGCGGCAGCCGCAGCCCGCGCCCGAGGGTGTAACCGCCGTAGGGCCCGCGGGTGGACTCCACCGGGATGTCGGCCTCGCGCAGGATCGCGACGTAGCGCCGAGCGGCGCGCTCGGTGACACCGAGCCGCTGGGCCAGCTCGGCGGCGGTGATCCCGGGGCGTCCCTGCAGCACGTCGAGGGCCCGCAGGGCCCGCGCGGTGGGGCTGATCTCGCTCATCCACCGATCTTGGCAGGAGTTCCGGACGTGGAGCGTCCGGAACCGGACCTAGCGTGGACGACGAGGGTCGACACACCGATGAAGGAGAAGCTGATGGACATCGTGCTGATCGCCGGGCTCTGGCTCGACGGGACCGCCTGGGACGACGTGCTCCCCGAGCTCGAGGCGCTCGGCCACCGCGGCATCCCCCTGACGCTGCCCGGTCAGGGCGACGGCGCCACCTCGGCGTCGTACGACGACCAGGCGGCGGCCGTGGTCGCGGCAGTCGACGCGGCCGAGGGCGCCCCGCTCGTGGTCGGCCACTCGGCCGCGAGCACGCTGGCGTGGGTGGCGGCGGACCGCCGGCCCGACGCCGTGACGGGGGTCGTGCTGATCGGCGGGTTCCCGACCACCGACGGCCAGGCCTACGCCGACTTCTTCCAGACCGACGGCGACGCCGTCGCCTTCCCGGGCTGGGAGACCTTCGCCGGCCCGGACTCCGACGACATGTCGCCCGAGCTCAAGGCGGCGGTGGCCGCCGGGGCGCACCCGGTCCCGGTCGGCGTCACCACGGGCGTCGTGCGCTGGAGCGACGAGCGGCGCCACGACGTCCCGCTCACGCTCGTGTGCCCGGAGTTCGGGCCGGAGCAGGCGCGCGAGTGGATCGCGTCGGGCGACGTGCCGGAGCTCGCGGACGCCACGGCGCTCGAGCTGGTCGACCTCGACTCGGGGCACTGGCCGATGTGGACCCAGCCGGCGGCGCTCGCCGCGCTGCTCGACCAGGCGACCCGCCGGTCCGCCGACGCGTCGGCCCGGACCTCCGTGCGCTAGTCGAGCCGCGGGTCCAGCAGCTCCTCGACCGCAGCCGGCCCGGTCGGGGCAGGCTCCGCGAGGGGGCCGGTCGGCCCGTCCGACGCGACTCCCGGCGCCACACCTGACGCCAGACCCGACGCCACACCGGCCGCCCGGCCGACGTGGAGCCCGGCCAGCTCGCTGGTCTCGACGCCGAGCATCGCCGCGACGGCGTGGGCGTTGGCCGGACGCCGGGCGGGGTCCTTCTCGAGCAGCGTCGCGACGACCTCGCGCAGGTCTCCTGGCACCTCGGTGCCCAGCGGCGGTGGTGGCTCGTGCACGTGCGACATGGCCGTGGCGATCGGCGTGCCCCGGTCGAACGGCCGGGTGCCGGTGAGCATCTCGTGGGCCACCACGCCCAGGGCGTAGAGGTCGCTGGCGCCCGTCGCGCGGCCGCCGACCGCCTGCTCGGGGCTGAGGTAGTTGGGCGTGCCCAGCATCTCGCCGACGCGGGTGTGGCCGATCGCGTCCACGGCACGGGCGATGCCGAAGTCGGTCAGCTTCACCACGCCGTCCTGGCGCACCAGGATGTTGGCCGGCTTGACGTCGCGGTGGACCACCCCGGCCTCGTGGGCGGTGCCGAGGGCGAGCGCTCCCTGCGCCAGCACGGAGCGCACCGTCGCGGGCCCGAGGGCGCCCTGGTCGCGGATGACCGCTGACAGGGGGAGCCCCACCACCAGCTCCATCACGAGGTAGGACAGGTGGTCGTCCTCGCCGTAGTCGAACACCGTGGTGATGTTCGGGTGCAGCAGCGCGGCCGAGTGCCGAGCCTCGTCGCGGAAGCGCTCGGCGAACACCTCCTCGTTGTCGGGGTCGGCGCGCATGACCTTGACCGCGACGACCCGCTGCAGCACGCCGTCGAGGGCGCTCCAGACGTCGGCCATGCCACCGGAGGCGATGCGCTCCCGCAGGACGTAGCGCCCGCCGAGACGGAGCCCTGCCACGAGTCTGTGCACCTGCCGTGCCCCGCTCTCTCGCCGATGTCTGCGCCGGTGCGGCCCGGGTCCGGGACGCACGACACGCGGGCAGCCGTTCCCCGCGAGACCGCTCTCCATGCGCCCGCCCCACCCCTGGGAACTTCCTCACGCCGACCCCTTGACAACGTACAACCGTTTGGTTGTACGTTAGTCCCATGACCGAGAGGGAGCGCGACGAGCAGGAGGACCGGGCCGACGCCTGGTTCCACGCGCTCGCCGACCGCACCCGGCGCGACATCCTGCGCCGCGTGCTGGCCGGGGAGCACTCCGTCTCGGCGCTGGCGCAGGGCTACGACATGAGCTTTGCGGCCGTCCAGAAGCACGTCGCCGTGCTGGAGCGGGCCGGCCTGCTCACCAAGCGTCGGCAGGGTCGCGAGGCCCTGGCCAGCGGCGACCTGGAGGCGGTCCGGTCGGTGGGCGCCCTGCTCACCGAGCTGGAGTCCCTCTGGCGCGGCCGCATCTCCCGCATGGACGAGCTCCTCGCCGGCGCGCTCCAGCCCGACAACCAGTCGGACAACCAGCCAGACCCGCACAACCAGCCCACCCACCCCACCCACCGAACGGATTGAGCCATGCCTGTCACCGACGTCCAGCACGACCTCGACGCCCGCACCCTGACCATCACCGCCGACTTCGCAGCGCCCGTGGAGCGGGTCTGGGACGTCTACGCCGACGCGCGCCAGCTGGAGCGCGTCTGGGGTCCCCCCGGCTACCCCGCCACGTTCGTCGACCACGAGCTGGCCCCGGGCAGCCGCACGACCTACTACATGACCAGCCCCGAGGGCGAGAAGTACTACGCCTACTGGAACGTCGAGAGCGTCAGCGCCCCGACGGGCTTCACCTTCACCGACGGCTTCGCCCTCGACGAGAGCTTCACCCCCAACGAGGAGATGCCCGAGTCGTCGCAGGTCTTCCGGTTCACCGGGACCGACGCCGGCACCCGGGCCACCTTCGTGGCCACCTACGCCGACGCGGAGTCCCTGCAGAAGGTGCTCGACATGGGCGCCGTCGAGGGCTCGACGCTCGCCATCAACCAGATCGACGACCTGCTCGCCTCCTGACGGCGAGCCACCCCACCACGAGAGGACCACGCATGCGCCCCATCGTCGTCACCGAGTTCATCACCCTCGACGGCATCATCGACTCCCCCGGCGGCGGGGACCACCCGCACGCGGGCTGGACGTTCGAGGACGTCGAGTTCGACGAGGCGGCCTACGAGATCAAGGGCCGCGAGACCGAGGCCGCCACCGCCCTCCTCCTGGGCCGGCAGTCCTACGACGAGTTCGCCCCGGTCTGGCCGTCGATGGAGGAGTTCGCCACCTACAACGCGATGCCCAAGTACGTCGTCTCGAGCACGCTGCAGGACCCCGAGTGGAACAACACCTCGGTGCTGCGCTCCCTCGACGAGGTGGCCGAGCTCAAGCAGACCGACGGCGGCGAGATCCACGTGCACGCCAGCGCGCGCCTCGCCCAGGGCCTGGCCGCCGCCGGCCTGGTGGACCGCTACCACCTGCTCGTGTTCCCGGTCCTGCTCGGCAGCGGCAAGAGGCTCTTCGCCGAGGGCGACAAGACCCGGCTCGCCCTGGTCGAGCACGCGGCCTACGGCAACGGCGTCACCCTCCAGCGCTACGACGTGGTGCGCTGACCTGATGCACGCGGTCCCCGCCGGTCGAGACCGGCGGGGACCGCTGCGTTCCTCTGCCAGACTCGAGCAGTGGAACTCGCCCTGCTCCTCGTGTCGATGGCCGCTGTCGTCCTGGCCGGCGCCGCCGTCAGCGACCGCCTCCACGTCCCCGCGCCGCTGCTGCTGATCGTGGTCGGCGCCGCGGCGTCGTACGTGCCGATCGTCCCGACGATCCACCTCGAGTCCGAGGTGGTCCTGCTCGGGCTCCTCCCGCCGCTGCTCTACTCGGCGGCCATCCAGACCTCGCTCGTCGACTTCAACGCCAACCGCGGGACCATCCTGAGGTTGTCGGTCCTGCTGATCGTGGTCACCACCGCGGCCGTCGGAGCGGTCGTGCAGTGGCTGGTGCCCGGCGTGGGCTGGGCCGCCGCGATCGCGATCGGCGCGGTCGTCGCCCCGCCGGACGCGGTGGCCGCCACGGCCGTCGCACGCCGGATCGGGCTGCCGCGCCGGGTGGTGACGATCCTGGAGGGCGAGTCGCTGTTCAACGACGCCACCGCGCTCGTCGCCCTCCGCACCGCCGTCGCCGCGCTCGCGGGCGGGGTCGCGCTGGCGGAGGTCGGCGTCGACTTCGTCCGGGCGGCCGGTGGCGGGCTGCTGATCGGCATCGGCGTCTTCCTCCTCGTGGCGTGGCTGCGCAAGCGGATCACCGACCCGCTGATGGACACCGCCATCTCGTTCCTCACGCCCTTCGCGGCCTTCGTCGCGGCCGAGGAGGTGCACGCGTCCGGCGTCATCTCCGTGGTGGTCGCCGGCCTGCTGCTGGGGCACAAGGCGCCGATCATCCAGACGGCGCAGTCACGGATCACCGAGCGGATCACCTGGCGCACCGTCGCCTTCGTCCTGGAGAACACCGTCTTCCTCCTCATCGGCCTCCAGCTCGACTGGATCCTCGAGGACGTCAGCGAGTCGACCCTGCCGACCGGGCGCATCGTGCTGGTCTGCGCGGCCACCCTCGTCACCGTCGTGGTCGTCCGCCTCGCCTACATGCACACGACCTGGCTGCTGCGCCGCCACGACCCCCTCCCGCCGAGCTGGACCTTCCTCATCGGGTGGGCCGGCATGCGCGGCGTCGTGACGCTGGCAGCCGCCTTCATCATCCCCGAGGACGCACCCCACCGTGAGGTGCTGCTCCTGATCGCGTTCACGGTCGTGGCGGGCACGCTGCTCATCCAGGGGCTGACCCTGCCCCTGCTCACCCGGCTCCTCGGCGTACCCGCACCCGACCCCGCCGAGGACGCGCTGGCCCGCGCCACCCTGCTGCAGCAGGCCGCCGACGCGGGGTTCGGCCGGCTCGAGGAGCTCGACTACGAGGACCACCACGGCGTGGCCGCGACCATCCGGTCGCGGCTCGACCAGCGCACCTTCGCGGCGTGGGAGCAGCTGGCCACGACCGTCGACGAGGAGACGCCGTCGGAGCTCTACGCCCGCATCCGCGGGGAGATGATCGAGGCCGAGCGGGCCAAGGTGCTCAAGGTCCGCAGCAACGGCAAGGTGCCGTCGGAGGTGGTGAGCCAGGTGCTCGGCATGCTCGACATCGAGGAGTCGATGCTCGACGCCGGCAGCGCCGCCCGCGAGGGCGTACGCACCGGCAGCCTCGCCTTCACCGGCGGGCGGCAGTGCGACGACCTCGTCGAGCACCCGGTCGTGGAGACGGCGCCCGACCCGGGCTGCGAGGAGTGCCTGGCCGACGGCACCCGCTGGGTCTCGCTGCGCCAGTGCCTGGAGTGCGACCACGTCGGCTGCTGCGACTCCTCGGTCGGCAAGCACGCCACCGCGCACTTCCACGAGACGCTGCACCCGGTGGTCCAGTCGGCCCAGCCCGACGAGTCGTGGCGCTGGTGCTACGTGCACAACCTGACCGGCTGACCGGCTGACCGGCTGCCGGACCCCCCTCCCGGGTTGGCACCGCCCCACTACGCTTCGCGCATGGGAACGCCCGCGATCGTCATCGCCTCGGCCCACCACGCGGACGTGCTGGCCGAGGCCTTCGGCCGCTACGACCGGGAGTACGACGTCCGCGTCGTCGGTGACGAGGTCGCGGCCACGGCGACCGCCAAGGAGCTGACCGGCTCCGGCAAGCAGGTGGCGCTGTTCGTCGTCGACACCGACCACGACCAGGACCGGCTCTACGCCCTCATCGGCGGCACCCGCAAGGTCGTCCCGACCGCGCGGCGGCTGATCGTGACCCACGTGAGCCGGTTCCGCGACGACAACCGCACCTTCCGCCACGCGGTCGCCGCCGGCAAGGTGGACGCGCTGCTGCTGATGCCGCAGGGCCCGCGCGACGAGGAGTTCCACGGCGCGGTCGGCGAGCTCCTCAACGAGTGGAACGCCACCGTCGCAGCGCCCGTCATCGAGAGCGTCCGCATCATCACCCCCGAGAAGGACGCGCTCACCCGCGAGCTGCTCGACTACCTCGGCCGGGTGGGGATGCCCGCCGGCGTGCACCACCCCGACAGCGAGATCGGCCGCGCGGTGCTGGAGCAGTGCCCCGAGGACGAGGGCCGCTGGCCCGTCGTCTCCTCGATGGTCGGATGGTGCGGGCACTGCCCGAGCGTGCGGGCGCTGGCCAACCAGCTCTACGGCCGTCCCGACGACATCGAGGTCGACGAGGTGGTCGACCTGGTGGTGGTCGGCGCCGGTCCCGCCGGGCTCGCCGCGAGCGTGTACGCCTCCAGCGAGGGCCTCTCCACGATCTGCCTGGAGGCCGAGGCCATCGGTGGGCAGGCCGGCACCAGCTCCATGATCCGCAACTACCTCGGCTTCCCGCGCGGCATCTCCGGCATGCGGCTCGCCCAGCGGGCCCGCGGGCAGGCGCTGCGCTTCGGCACCCGGTTCTTCACCGGGTGGCCGGCCACCGGGCTCACCCCGGCGGTCGACGGCGGGCCCCACGTCGTCCACACCGACGGCGGCGACGTCCACGCCCGGGCGGTGCTCGTGGCCACCGGCGTGAACTACCGCCGGCTCGGCGTCGACTCCCTCGAGGAGCTCGTCGGTCGCGGCGTCTACTACGGCGCCGCGATGGCGGCTGCTCGCGAGCTCGCCGGTGACCACGTCGTGGTCGTCGGCGGCGGCAACTCGGCCGGGCAGGCCGCCATCCACGCCGCTCGCTTCGCCAGCAGCGTCACGATCGTGGTGCGCCGACCCGACCTGACGGCCACCATGTCGTCGTACCTCATCGACGAGATCGAGTGGAACCCGCGCATCACGGTGCGCGGGTCCTCACGCGTCGTCGACGGTGGTCCCGACGACGTCGGCCAGCTGGCGTGGCTCGACGTGGAGGACGTCACCACCGGCGAGCACGAGCGCGTCGAGGCGCGCGGGCTGTTCCTGCTCCTCGGTGCCGCGCCGGAGTGCGGCTGGCTGCCCGACGTCGTGCTGCGCGACGAGCGGGGCTTCGTGCTCACCGGGCGCGACATCCCCTCCGAGCAGTGGGTCGAGGACGTGCCGCCGGAGGACCTCGCCACGACGGTGCCCGGCATCTACGCCGGCGGCGACATCCGCGCGGGCTCGATGAAGCGCGTCGCCTCGGCGACGGGCGAGGGCGCCTCGGTGGTGTCGTCGGTCCACGCCTGGTTGGGCCAGTAGGCCTCGCCCGGGCGCGGACGTCATGGCAGGCGGCTGTCCGCGCGACCGACGCCCATGACGTACGGAGGCGACGTCATGGCGGGCGGCTGCCCGAGCGACCGACGCCCATGACGTACGACGGGCGCCGCCGGCCGACGTGCCTCAGAGCTGCAGCAGCAGGAACAGCACGGCCAGCGCCGGCAGCGTCCCCTGGGTGAGCGCGGCGCGGAGCATCGAGCGGTCGTGGGTGACGAGCACCAGTGCGGCGGCGAGCATCGATCCGGTGCCGGCGAGCGCGAGGGCGGTCCCCGTGCCGTGCTCCGACCCCATCAGCGCCAGGCCGACCAGCGTGATGACCGCCAGGAAGAGGTTGTAGAACCCCTGGTTGTAGGCCATCGGCGCCAGCACCGGTGCGTCGGCCTCGGAGACCCCGAAGGTGCGGCGCGTCGACGGCTCGGTCCACCGGAACGACTCGAGCACCCAGATGTAGACGTGGAGCAGGGCGGCGCCGGCCGCCAGCACCACCGCGATGATCTCCATGGGCCGACCCTAGGGCCACCGGCACCCCTGGGTGGGTGGCACGGGCGGACCCGGCGAGCAGATACTCCACCCGACGGCCACCCGGCCGGCTGACCCGAGGAGGTCCCCGTGGGACGACTGATCGGCATCCTGATCGTGATCTGGCTCGTCATCGGCGCCTTCGCCGCCTACCAGCGCGGCTACTTCGACGACACGCGGACCAACTGCTCGGAGGCCAGCGACATCGCGCTCAACATCGTCGCGGGTCCGCTCAACTACACCGGGCTCAACCCCA
This genomic stretch from Nocardioides renjunii harbors:
- a CDS encoding DUF1304 domain-containing protein; amino-acid sequence: MEIIAVVLAAGAALLHVYIWVLESFRWTEPSTRRTFGVSEADAPVLAPMAYNQGFYNLFLAVITLVGLALMGSEHGTGTALALAGTGSMLAAALVLVTHDRSMLRAALTQGTLPALAVLFLLLQL
- a CDS encoding dihydrofolate reductase family protein, giving the protein MRPIVVTEFITLDGIIDSPGGGDHPHAGWTFEDVEFDEAAYEIKGRETEAATALLLGRQSYDEFAPVWPSMEEFATYNAMPKYVVSSTLQDPEWNNTSVLRSLDEVAELKQTDGGEIHVHASARLAQGLAAAGLVDRYHLLVFPVLLGSGKRLFAEGDKTRLALVEHAAYGNGVTLQRYDVVR
- a CDS encoding helix-turn-helix transcriptional regulator — its product is MSEISPTARALRALDVLQGRPGITAAELAQRLGVTERAARRYVAILREADIPVESTRGPYGGYTLGRGLRLPPLVFSATEALGLVMAALDSQHAAADPDDPVGSALGKILRVLPTNVARQAVMLRETARSVPERVPAKPDPGVTTELVAAVAAQRQVRLGYRTAAGNPRTFEVDPWSVVVRYGRWYLLCHSHHAAALRTFRIDRITEVEVLAGTFEVPADLDPAAELEANLSKGWEHETHVVFHAPFEEVRPWIRPTTGDLRALPDGRCELVGSTSNPEAYAGEWLAGIPFDLTVVGGEELRAAVGVVAARLARSVP
- a CDS encoding ArsR/SmtB family transcription factor; amino-acid sequence: MTERERDEQEDRADAWFHALADRTRRDILRRVLAGEHSVSALAQGYDMSFAAVQKHVAVLERAGLLTKRRQGREALASGDLEAVRSVGALLTELESLWRGRISRMDELLAGALQPDNQSDNQPDPHNQPTHPTHRTD
- a CDS encoding alpha/beta fold hydrolase; translation: MKEKLMDIVLIAGLWLDGTAWDDVLPELEALGHRGIPLTLPGQGDGATSASYDDQAAAVVAAVDAAEGAPLVVGHSAASTLAWVAADRRPDAVTGVVLIGGFPTTDGQAYADFFQTDGDAVAFPGWETFAGPDSDDMSPELKAAVAAGAHPVPVGVTTGVVRWSDERRHDVPLTLVCPEFGPEQAREWIASGDVPELADATALELVDLDSGHWPMWTQPAALAALLDQATRRSADASARTSVR
- a CDS encoding Na+/H+ antiporter — translated: MELALLLVSMAAVVLAGAAVSDRLHVPAPLLLIVVGAAASYVPIVPTIHLESEVVLLGLLPPLLYSAAIQTSLVDFNANRGTILRLSVLLIVVTTAAVGAVVQWLVPGVGWAAAIAIGAVVAPPDAVAATAVARRIGLPRRVVTILEGESLFNDATALVALRTAVAALAGGVALAEVGVDFVRAAGGGLLIGIGVFLLVAWLRKRITDPLMDTAISFLTPFAAFVAAEEVHASGVISVVVAGLLLGHKAPIIQTAQSRITERITWRTVAFVLENTVFLLIGLQLDWILEDVSESTLPTGRIVLVCAATLVTVVVVRLAYMHTTWLLRRHDPLPPSWTFLIGWAGMRGVVTLAAAFIIPEDAPHREVLLLIAFTVVAGTLLIQGLTLPLLTRLLGVPAPDPAEDALARATLLQQAADAGFGRLEELDYEDHHGVAATIRSRLDQRTFAAWEQLATTVDEETPSELYARIRGEMIEAERAKVLKVRSNGKVPSEVVSQVLGMLDIEESMLDAGSAAREGVRTGSLAFTGGRQCDDLVEHPVVETAPDPGCEECLADGTRWVSLRQCLECDHVGCCDSSVGKHATAHFHETLHPVVQSAQPDESWRWCYVHNLTG
- a CDS encoding SRPBCC family protein, which produces MPVTDVQHDLDARTLTITADFAAPVERVWDVYADARQLERVWGPPGYPATFVDHELAPGSRTTYYMTSPEGEKYYAYWNVESVSAPTGFTFTDGFALDESFTPNEEMPESSQVFRFTGTDAGTRATFVATYADAESLQKVLDMGAVEGSTLAINQIDDLLAS
- a CDS encoding FAD-dependent oxidoreductase; this encodes MGTPAIVIASAHHADVLAEAFGRYDREYDVRVVGDEVAATATAKELTGSGKQVALFVVDTDHDQDRLYALIGGTRKVVPTARRLIVTHVSRFRDDNRTFRHAVAAGKVDALLLMPQGPRDEEFHGAVGELLNEWNATVAAPVIESVRIITPEKDALTRELLDYLGRVGMPAGVHHPDSEIGRAVLEQCPEDEGRWPVVSSMVGWCGHCPSVRALANQLYGRPDDIEVDEVVDLVVVGAGPAGLAASVYASSEGLSTICLEAEAIGGQAGTSSMIRNYLGFPRGISGMRLAQRARGQALRFGTRFFTGWPATGLTPAVDGGPHVVHTDGGDVHARAVLVATGVNYRRLGVDSLEELVGRGVYYGAAMAAARELAGDHVVVVGGGNSAGQAAIHAARFASSVTIVVRRPDLTATMSSYLIDEIEWNPRITVRGSSRVVDGGPDDVGQLAWLDVEDVTTGEHERVEARGLFLLLGAAPECGWLPDVVLRDERGFVLTGRDIPSEQWVEDVPPEDLATTVPGIYAGGDIRAGSMKRVASATGEGASVVSSVHAWLGQ
- a CDS encoding serine/threonine-protein kinase, whose translation is MAGLRLGGRYVLRERIASGGMADVWSALDGVLQRVVAVKVMRADPDNEEVFAERFRDEARHSAALLHPNITTVFDYGEDDHLSYLVMELVVGLPLSAVIRDQGALGPATVRSVLAQGALALGTAHEAGVVHRDVKPANILVRQDGVVKLTDFGIARAVDAIGHTRVGEMLGTPNYLSPEQAVGGRATGASDLYALGVVAHEMLTGTRPFDRGTPIATAMSHVHEPPPPLGTEVPGDLREVVATLLEKDPARRPANAHAVAAMLGVETSELAGLHVGRAAGVASGLASGVAPGVASDGPTGPLAEPAPTGPAAVEELLDPRLD